From candidate division KSB1 bacterium, the proteins below share one genomic window:
- a CDS encoding T9SS type A sorting domain-containing protein translates to MFKKIFVCVIVAFSISSIFSEAYSQAEGENSFRLAALNNRFLTSPDTISCTAGRGIYVAANPDLDGDGKPEILVTEYRDGGRILVFEVVGDNTLEYVWGSKKLNPGGFGGGSTPRSVTVGDFDNNGKMEIIFQVGYSATDSLSRAQRGLYFYEYTGNDNDYGAEPAFKLKFDEIDPLFDALSVGRAENPLTVQDIDGDGKNELLYTPRVFDSTLETGNLYILEVESGTFTGGDASIRLEYKYTGMAKAIDFGDDGYTPVNTAVGDIDNDGFAEIVVLGWTNTNSGAGVGFLEVSGVDTYTDGSVVPISETSIFNVKADIEIVNVDGNVAVIFAAGWSNQGIQRIYVMDNIVNDAFVSESDLHIISEGVEQFGIMAIGDQDHGSGSDGFDIYVSTVPEIINIEYNGSGALSDPASYTNHGRLGQFNLDEAYDLSDGLFNSIYTYPGMDLDNDGNRDLVVGYKGACGPEGDILEGELFTVNTYGIFVFEWGDSTQSIPVTLSTGVEDEAPPAWIVITPKDYILEQNYPNPFNPTTNITFTLPLENRISLKIYNSLGQEVKTLIDNQEYSRGPHSVIWDATDKNGNPVTSGVYVYKLVFGNFSKTKTMSLVR, encoded by the coding sequence TCGCCGGATACCATTAGCTGTACCGCTGGTAGAGGAATCTATGTGGCTGCAAATCCCGATTTGGATGGTGATGGTAAACCAGAAATTCTTGTAACGGAGTATCGCGATGGCGGCAGGATATTGGTTTTTGAAGTAGTTGGGGACAATACCCTGGAATATGTGTGGGGGTCTAAAAAGCTCAATCCCGGTGGGTTTGGCGGTGGGTCAACTCCCCGTTCAGTAACAGTCGGAGATTTCGACAATAACGGAAAAATGGAGATTATTTTCCAGGTTGGCTATAGCGCGACGGATAGTTTGTCACGCGCCCAACGAGGTCTTTATTTTTATGAGTATACCGGGAACGACAATGACTACGGCGCGGAACCAGCGTTCAAGCTCAAATTTGATGAGATAGACCCACTGTTTGATGCACTGTCAGTAGGACGTGCCGAAAACCCACTTACAGTACAGGATATAGATGGCGACGGCAAAAATGAGTTGCTTTATACACCTCGTGTATTTGACAGCACACTTGAGACTGGAAATCTATATATATTAGAAGTAGAAAGTGGCACCTTTACCGGTGGGGATGCAAGCATCCGATTAGAATACAAATATACAGGGATGGCCAAGGCTATTGATTTTGGTGATGATGGATATACACCAGTCAACACTGCCGTTGGCGATATCGATAATGATGGATTTGCTGAAATTGTTGTGTTGGGTTGGACGAACACAAACTCTGGCGCCGGAGTTGGTTTTCTGGAAGTATCGGGTGTAGATACATATACTGACGGCAGTGTTGTTCCGATCAGCGAAACCAGTATTTTTAATGTAAAAGCCGACATAGAAATTGTCAATGTCGATGGAAATGTGGCCGTCATATTTGCTGCGGGTTGGTCCAATCAAGGAATTCAAAGAATTTATGTTATGGACAATATCGTCAATGATGCATTTGTTAGTGAATCGGATCTACATATCATTTCGGAGGGTGTCGAGCAGTTTGGCATCATGGCGATTGGCGACCAGGATCATGGCAGTGGCTCTGATGGTTTTGATATCTACGTAAGCACAGTCCCGGAAATTATTAATATTGAATACAATGGCTCCGGCGCTCTTTCGGATCCGGCCAGTTATACCAACCATGGACGTCTGGGTCAATTCAATCTCGATGAGGCCTATGACCTGAGCGATGGTCTTTTTAATTCCATTTATACATATCCAGGCATGGATTTAGACAATGATGGCAACCGGGATCTTGTAGTGGGGTACAAAGGCGCTTGCGGTCCAGAAGGTGATATTCTCGAGGGTGAATTGTTTACGGTAAATACCTACGGAATTTTTGTCTTCGAATGGGGCGACTCGACGCAATCGATTCCGGTAACTTTGAGCACAGGTGTAGAAGACGAAGCTCCTCCGGCTTGGATAGTCATTACTCCCAAAGATTATATCCTTGAACAAAATTATCCGAATCCATTCAATCCTACAACCAACATTACTTTTACTTTGCCTTTAGAGAATAGAATCAGTTTGAAGATTTACAATTCACTGGGACAAGAGGTTAAAACCCTGATAGATAATCAAGAATATTCACGAGGTCCACATAGTGTGATATGGGATGCAACGGACAAAAACGGAAATCCTGTTACCAGTGGAGTTTATGTCTATAAATTGGTTTTTGGGAATTTCTCTAAAACGAAGACCATGTCCTTGGTAAGGTAG
- a CDS encoding T9SS type A sorting domain-containing protein, with the protein MKKLILIVLFFLMLTPAFIMAQTNQWSTRYVTLDEPGNGTGDRTSSIAVVGPNAFVALVSSITDNNDIFGTFDDNYLVGYFEADSAVGRVALQEYGPTGQFEVWSSGLDQVLLNGAWQIAGAKNSYVYVANNDANHNILVFELTGFGILPTDFRMETGSENIFAIDVDTAGYVYVVDHVGTDGKNSELKIFAPINSPGTTWGDAGGHTDTPSTIIDLPPGTYQGVAASGDGAQVFVSMIETKSIMKFVGDPVNGYTQDNSFSAVISPTDTYLDVDGILVGSTTFLGMDYLDNPGLLFAAVDSFLCISGSTETCGGYATGRVFAIDPATGTSLDTIDVAQWNFNNTNSYSTGSSNGRVGGFTSVYDVDVSNEPAVYSQSFYGWAIEKWVFDGNLGTVVSVEQVAETIPTGFSLRQNYPNPFNPITTIEFEIQSSEHVILAIFDLKGQKITTLVDEQLPPGIYRSNFDAGKFASGIYFYSLRAGQSKIKKKMILVK; encoded by the coding sequence ATGAAGAAATTGATACTTATAGTACTCTTTTTTTTGATGTTAACCCCCGCTTTTATAATGGCTCAAACAAACCAGTGGAGTACGCGATACGTCACTCTGGACGAACCAGGCAATGGTACGGGAGATCGAACCTCCAGTATAGCCGTTGTTGGGCCAAATGCATTTGTGGCGTTGGTGTCTTCAATCACAGATAACAACGATATTTTTGGAACTTTCGACGACAACTACCTGGTGGGTTATTTCGAGGCGGATTCAGCTGTGGGTCGGGTTGCACTGCAAGAATATGGCCCAACCGGTCAATTTGAGGTTTGGAGTTCTGGACTTGACCAGGTACTCCTGAACGGAGCCTGGCAAATTGCCGGGGCGAAAAACAGCTATGTATATGTGGCCAACAACGACGCTAATCACAATATTTTGGTATTCGAGCTCACCGGATTCGGAATTTTGCCAACTGATTTCCGTATGGAAACGGGTTCTGAAAATATATTTGCTATTGATGTGGACACTGCAGGATATGTCTATGTGGTTGACCACGTTGGGACCGATGGGAAAAATAGCGAACTAAAAATCTTTGCACCCATTAATTCTCCTGGAACTACATGGGGCGATGCAGGTGGCCACACCGATACTCCATCTACTATTATTGACCTTCCTCCCGGCACTTATCAAGGTGTCGCAGCAAGTGGCGACGGTGCCCAGGTATTTGTTAGTATGATTGAAACCAAAAGTATTATGAAATTTGTCGGTGATCCCGTCAATGGCTACACTCAGGATAATTCCTTTTCTGCTGTTATTTCTCCAACGGATACCTATTTAGACGTGGATGGCATACTGGTGGGATCCACAACTTTCCTCGGTATGGACTATCTCGATAATCCTGGTCTCCTATTTGCCGCTGTCGATTCATTTCTCTGCATAAGCGGTTCGACAGAAACCTGCGGGGGTTATGCAACGGGTCGTGTTTTTGCCATTGATCCAGCTACAGGAACCAGTCTTGATACAATTGATGTGGCTCAATGGAATTTTAATAATACTAATTCTTATAGTACTGGCAGCAGCAACGGCAGAGTGGGTGGTTTTACCTCAGTTTATGATGTTGATGTGAGTAACGAACCGGCTGTTTATTCGCAATCGTTTTACGGTTGGGCCATAGAAAAATGGGTTTTTGATGGTAATTTAGGCACAGTTGTCAGTGTGGAGCAGGTTGCCGAAACCATACCTACCGGTTTTTCTTTACGACAGAATTATCCCAATCCATTCAATCCAATAACCACGATAGAATTTGAGATTCAAAGTTCAGAACATGTCATTCTCGCTATTTTTGACCTTAAAGGTCAAAAAATTACCACTTTAGTAGACGAACAACTGCCGCCGGGAATATACCGATCCAACTTCGATGCCGGCAAATTCGCTTCAGGAATTTATTTTTACAGCCTACGTGCAGGCCAAAGTAAAATTAAAAAAAAGATGATCCTGGTCAAATAA